The Pandoraea apista genomic interval GGCGCGCGCCTGTCGGCGGGACAATACGAGGTGACGCAACACAGGCAGGCGATGCCGTCCCGCCTGTGTGCGTCACGTCATGCTGCCGGGGTACGGCAACACGACGAGGGACGGTGAGTCTGGCGCCGCGCGCATCAGTCGCGAGCAAACGTCAGCATCGTGACGTGAGATCGCACAATGCGCTGCGCGCGGTGGTGTCTTACGGGTTCGAATATTTCATTTCGCCATTCTGGCGTGCGCGTACGAGTTCTTCGTACACCTGAGCGCGCGTCTTACCCGGCGCGTTGCTCTGCGACAGCGAATTGAGTGCCGGATACTCGTAATCGTTCTGCGGGATCAGACCTTGGGCGCGTGCGTCGGCTAATTCCTGGCGAACTTGTTCGCGTGTGACCTGCGACGTTTGCGCTACCCATGCGAATTGAGAGCCTTCCGGATATGCGTCGCTGGTGCGAGCGCTTTGTGCAAAGGCGGCGCCAGCTCCGGCAGCCATGGCAACGGACACCAGAGCAGAGGCGATAAGCTTGCGATTCATGACGATAACTCCTGTTCTTCTGTGCGGCGGGGGCGCGCAATGCATCGGTACCGGCGTGGGTTTGTAACCTCGCGGTATGCGTTGTGTGCGACCGTTGAACAGAGTCTAAGCGTCGGGCTATCGCAGAAAAACGGCAATAAAGAGAATAAATACTTACGGGATCAGCAACAATGCGCGCGGCGCCTTCCCAGAAAAAACGCCACCCGGCGGGTGGCGTTTGCGGTGTGCGTGAAGACGCGGGTGTTGCGTTCAGCGTGTAGCGATGGCGACTGCCGCGCCGGCCATGACTGTACCCGTCGCGCGATTCAGGCGTTTCACGGCACGCGCCGAACTGAGCAGGCGACGTGCGCGTGCAGCGAGCACGATATAGCTGCCGAACACGATGGAGAGCACGGTCAGCGTGACGCCTACGACTTCGATGTAGCCGAGCGCAGTCACCTTCTGGAGATCGAGCAGGTTGGGCAGCAAGGCAAAGTAGAACACCACGACTTTCGGGTTTCCCATCGTGACGGACAGGCCGCCGAGAAACAGCCGCCACGATTTCTCGCGAGGCGCATCGGTCATCGGCTCTGTCGGGGCGATGGCCGGTGCGTGCCACATCTTCCATGCGAGATAGAGCAGGTAAGCGGCGCCCGCGTATTTGATCGCCAGGAAGATGCCCGAGAACGTATGCGCCAGTGCAGCCACGCCGAGCACGGCCAGGGTGAGCCAGACCACGTCGCCGATCGCCACGCCTGCCGAGAAGGCGACCGCGCCCTGCATGCCGCGTCCGAGAACCCGGGCGACGATCGCCGCAATGCCCGGTCCCGGCGTGCCGGCACCGACGAACAGCGCCAGGGCGAAAGTCAGTAAGTGAGTCCAATCCATCTCAGCGTCTCCTCGCGTGGATGATCAGCGTTGTCCGAAAAGCGGTTCAGGCACCAAGCCAGGGAAGGCCGCGGAAGCACCAGCCGCTCACATGCTTGCGATGTCCTTCGCTGTCCTTGTCACCTTCGAAGCCTTCGAGAATATCGAACGACTGTGTGTAACCTGCTTCGAAGGCAACTTTTGCCGCCGCTTTCGAGCGGGCGGCGCTGCGGCACAGGAACAGCAGCGGCGTGTTCTTGTCGGGCGTCTGCGAGGCAAGTTGTTCGAGGAAGTGCTCATTGGGCACGCCCCCGGGGTAACGCACCCATTCGACGTTGGCATACTGACCGTCGGGCACTTGCGGACGGCCGACCCAATCGAGTTCGGCGCGCGTGCGCACGTCGATGAGACGAACGTTGGCGTCGGCCTTGAGCAGCGCCAGGGCTTCTTCCGGGGTCACGGCGCCTGCGTAGGCGAGCTGGCCAGTGGCGCGACGTTGGGTGGCTTGTTCGAGAATGGCTTTGGCGCTTGTCATATTGCTGTGATCTCGTTAGTCGATGGTTGTCCTTCATTCTAGCGTGCACTTTGTGCGAGAGGCGCTTTTGGTGACGGGGGAAACCGGTTGGGCGCGAGGGAGTGGGTGTCGGCTTGCCGGGCGCGTGATTGATGGCGTTGCATTACAACGGTGCGCCGCGATGCACAATCCCGGTTCGCGGCATTCGTCCGAAAGCACTAAAAAGGTGCATAATCAATAAATGCACCAATGTGGATCTTTCTGGGGGTGAATTGCACCGAAATGAAGAATTCAGGCCCATGGACGGGAATTCGATGCTGGACGCACCAGAATCGATTATTCCCTTAGAAATCAGGGGCGAGGGTGAGGCAATGCGAGTTGGCGGAGCGTTGGCACGCTTCCTGCTTTACTCAGGCGAATCCGAACACGGAGTTCGTTAAGAGGGTGCGGCGACGCTGGTGATAAGCGCCGGCAGCGCCAGATTGAATCTTTCGGGAGATAGCATGAGCAAATCTGTGGCAGATGTGATTAACCTGGTCAAGGAAGAAGACGTCAAGTTCGTTGACTTCCGCTTTACCGATACGCGCGGCAAGGAACAACACGTCTCGGTGCCAGTGTCGCACTTCGACGCCGACAAGTTCGAAAGCGGTCACGCGTTCGATGGTTCGTCGATCGCCGGCTGGAAGGGCATCGAAGCCTCGGACATGCTGCTGGTGCCGGACCCCAACACTGCCTATATCGACCCGTTCTACGAAGAAAGCACGCTGGTGCTGACCTGCGACGTGATCGAACCGGCTGACGGCAAGGGCTACGATCGCGATCCGCGCTCCATCGCCAAGCGCGCTGAAGCCTATCTGAAGAGCACGGGCCTGGGCGACACCGCCTTCTTCGGTCCGGAGCCGGAATTCTTCATCTTCGACTCGGTCCAGTGGAGCACGGACATGTCGGGCACGTTCGTCCGCGTGAATTCGGAAGAAGCCCCGTGGTCGTCGGCGAAGGACTTCGAAGGTGGCAACACCGGCCACCGTCCGGGCACGAAGGGCGGCTACTTCCCGGTCGCACCGGTCGACACGTTCCAGGACATGCGCTCGGAAATGTGTCTGCTGCTCGAGCAACTGGGCGTGCCGGTCGAAGTGCACCACCACGAAGTTGCCGGTCAGGGCCAGAACGAAATCGGGACGAAGTTCTCGACGCTGGTAGAGCGCGCCGACTGGACGCAGATCCTGAAGTACGTCGTGCACAACGTGGCGCACAGCTACGGTAAGACGGCCACGTTCATGCCGAAGCCGATCGTGGGCGACAACGGCTCGGGCATGCACATCCACCAGTCGGTCTGGAAGGATGGTCAGAACCTGTTCGCGGGTAACGGCTACGGCGGTCTGTCGGAGTTTGCGCTGTACTACATCGGCGGCATCATCAAGCACGCTCGTGCGCTGAACGCCATCACGAACCCGTCGACGAACTCGTACAAGCGTCTCGTGCCGCACTTCGAAGCCCCGGTGAAGCTGGCCTACTCGGCCCGTAACCGTTCGGCCTCGATCCGTATTCCGTACGTTGCCAATCCGAAGGGCCGTCGCATCGAAGCGCGCTTCCCGGATCCGATGGCCAATCCGTACCTGGCTTTCTCGGCCATGCTGATGGCTGGTCTGGATGGCGTGCAGAACAAGATTCACCCGGGTGAAGCTGCCGACAAGAACCTGTACGACCTGCCGCCGGAAGAGGATGCAAAGATCCCGACCGTCTGCTCGAGCCTCGAACAGGCGCTGGAGTACCTGAACGAAGACCGCGAGTTCCTGACCCGTGGTGGCGTGTTCACGGACGGCATGCTCGATTCGTACATCGCGCTCAAGACGGAAGAAGCACGTCGTGTGGCAATGACCACGCACCCGCTCGAGTTCGAACTGTATTACTCGCTGTAATCGAATCGCTGCGCAGGGAATGCGCCGGCATGACGGAACGCCAGCGGCCGACCGTCATGCTCGAGAAGCAAGGGGGATGGCCGCGGCCGTCCCCCTTTTTTATCCGCAGCGTGCATTCACCTCGTAGCCAGACATGAACCTATCGCCTCGATCCCTGATGAAAAGTGTCCGTGCCGGTGCGAAAGGGCAGACCAAGCGTGCCTCGCATGCCGCTGCCGAAGACACCCATGCCACCGAAATGACGACTGACGCAGCCGCATTGTCCGGTCACATGTCGGCGTTGCACACGAGCATTGAGCCCTGGGAGGCGAAGCTCACAGCGACCGGCATCCTGCCGGGCCTCGAAGCGCTACCGACCGTGTTGCTGGTGCTCGAGAAGCACACGCTGCGAGTCGTATTTGCCAATCCGGCCGCAGAGGCGCTGCTTGCGCTCTCGCGCCGCTCACTGTCGCAGATGACGTGGAACGACGTCTTCACGAACGGCGACGTGCTTGCCTCGACGCTGGCCGACCTCATCGCCAACCATTTTCAGACAACGCGCCTCGATCTGGTGCTTGAGCGCACCGCGCAGGAGCCGCTGCATACGCACGCGATCGTGGCTGCGCCGGAAGCGGCGCCCGACTTCGTGATCGTCGAGCTGATCGAGAACGAACAGAAGATCAAGAACGAACGCGAAGAACGCATCATCGATCAGGCGTTGATGAACAAGCAGCTCATCCGCAACCTGGCGCACGAGATCAAGAACCCGCTCGGCGGGATTCGCGGCGCGGCGCAGTTACTGGAGTTCGAGCTGGATCAACGCGAGTTGCGCGAGTACACGCAGGTCATCATCAAGGAGTCCGACAGGCTGCAAACGCTGGTCGACCGCCTGCTGGAGCCGCACCGTCACCCGTATATCGCCACGGACGTGAACATCCACGAAGTGTGTGAGCGCGTGCGCTCCGTGGTGCTCGCCGAGTTTCCGCAGGGCTTGTCGATCGAGCGTGACTACGATGTGAGCCTGCCGGATTTTCGCGGCGACAAAGAGCAACTCATTCAGGCGCTGCTCAACATCGTGCGCAATGGTGCCGAAGCGTTGCGCGAGCAGATCGCACGCGGCGACGCACGCATCGAATTGCGCACGCGAGTGGCGCGAAAGATCACGATTGCCAAGCGATTGCACAAGCTGGCATTGGAATTGCATGTGATCGATAACGGGCCTGGCATTCCCGCCG includes:
- a CDS encoding DUF4148 domain-containing protein; the encoded protein is MNRKLIASALVSVAMAAGAGAAFAQSARTSDAYPEGSQFAWVAQTSQVTREQVRQELADARAQGLIPQNDYEYPALNSLSQSNAPGKTRAQVYEELVRARQNGEMKYSNP
- a CDS encoding LysE family translocator — its product is MDWTHLLTFALALFVGAGTPGPGIAAIVARVLGRGMQGAVAFSAGVAIGDVVWLTLAVLGVAALAHTFSGIFLAIKYAGAAYLLYLAWKMWHAPAIAPTEPMTDAPREKSWRLFLGGLSVTMGNPKVVVFYFALLPNLLDLQKVTALGYIEVVGVTLTVLSIVFGSYIVLAARARRLLSSARAVKRLNRATGTVMAGAAVAIATR
- a CDS encoding rhodanese-like domain-containing protein, with amino-acid sequence MTSAKAILEQATQRRATGQLAYAGAVTPEEALALLKADANVRLIDVRTRAELDWVGRPQVPDGQYANVEWVRYPGGVPNEHFLEQLASQTPDKNTPLLFLCRSAARSKAAAKVAFEAGYTQSFDILEGFEGDKDSEGHRKHVSGWCFRGLPWLGA
- the glnA gene encoding type I glutamate--ammonia ligase, translated to MSKSVADVINLVKEEDVKFVDFRFTDTRGKEQHVSVPVSHFDADKFESGHAFDGSSIAGWKGIEASDMLLVPDPNTAYIDPFYEESTLVLTCDVIEPADGKGYDRDPRSIAKRAEAYLKSTGLGDTAFFGPEPEFFIFDSVQWSTDMSGTFVRVNSEEAPWSSAKDFEGGNTGHRPGTKGGYFPVAPVDTFQDMRSEMCLLLEQLGVPVEVHHHEVAGQGQNEIGTKFSTLVERADWTQILKYVVHNVAHSYGKTATFMPKPIVGDNGSGMHIHQSVWKDGQNLFAGNGYGGLSEFALYYIGGIIKHARALNAITNPSTNSYKRLVPHFEAPVKLAYSARNRSASIRIPYVANPKGRRIEARFPDPMANPYLAFSAMLMAGLDGVQNKIHPGEAADKNLYDLPPEEDAKIPTVCSSLEQALEYLNEDREFLTRGGVFTDGMLDSYIALKTEEARRVAMTTHPLEFELYYSL